In Persicimonas caeni, a single window of DNA contains:
- a CDS encoding sensor histidine kinase, whose protein sequence is MHNPKQLLPVAVSASKSLERSLRAIVNGLDIAGGALYLVDRNNELKRIVASANYPEPLPNEAYLLEMVAADQIELIADAHAHPKLCEHPWVCESPRWRSLAVAPLKLARAQAPFGYLLIADDQPQRFDASTQTVLEDVAHLVTERLELQLSQAEVAGEMDRMITIGILAAGVAHEINNPLSFVGGNLQFALRLLDSEFDRDDLPSAVSESLSDINEALRDALEGSRRVRNVVRDLRRLAGGNGTDDYTIEPVDVLESLKSSLSIARKHIEQRAKLVEQLTHTPMVMGNDSKLGQVFLNLLINAAQAIPRDNTGDNEVRVRTYERDGDVVISITDTGTGITEEALEHIFTPFFTTKPTNEGTGLGLAISHNIVRNLSGDIEVETALDEGTTFRVVLPSVDKVVQQMPRT, encoded by the coding sequence ATGCATAATCCGAAGCAACTCTTGCCCGTCGCCGTCTCGGCGTCCAAATCGCTGGAGCGCTCGCTACGTGCGATCGTCAATGGCTTGGACATTGCCGGGGGCGCGCTTTACCTCGTCGACCGCAACAACGAGCTCAAACGCATCGTCGCCTCGGCGAACTACCCAGAACCGCTTCCCAACGAAGCATATCTGCTCGAAATGGTCGCCGCAGACCAAATCGAGCTCATCGCCGACGCGCATGCTCACCCCAAATTGTGCGAGCACCCGTGGGTCTGCGAGTCGCCTCGCTGGCGCAGCTTGGCCGTGGCCCCGCTGAAACTGGCGCGAGCCCAAGCACCGTTTGGCTATCTACTCATCGCCGATGACCAGCCCCAGCGCTTCGACGCATCGACCCAGACTGTCCTCGAAGACGTGGCTCATCTGGTCACCGAGCGCCTCGAGTTGCAGCTGTCCCAGGCCGAAGTCGCCGGCGAAATGGATCGTATGATCACCATTGGCATCCTCGCTGCCGGCGTCGCCCACGAGATCAACAACCCACTGTCCTTCGTTGGCGGCAACCTGCAATTTGCCCTGCGCCTGCTCGATAGCGAGTTCGATCGAGACGACCTGCCCTCGGCGGTCTCCGAGAGCCTGTCCGACATCAACGAAGCGCTGCGAGACGCGCTCGAAGGGAGCCGACGTGTACGCAACGTGGTCCGAGATCTTCGCCGATTGGCCGGCGGAAACGGCACCGACGACTACACCATCGAGCCGGTCGACGTGCTCGAGTCGCTCAAGAGTTCGCTGAGTATCGCGCGCAAACATATCGAACAGCGCGCCAAGCTCGTCGAACAGCTCACCCATACCCCCATGGTCATGGGCAATGATTCGAAGCTCGGCCAGGTCTTCTTGAACCTGCTCATCAATGCCGCTCAAGCCATCCCCCGCGATAATACGGGGGACAATGAAGTGCGCGTGCGCACCTACGAGCGCGATGGGGATGTGGTGATCAGCATCACCGACACCGGAACGGGCATCACCGAAGAGGCGCTCGAGCATATCTTTACGCCCTTTTTCACGACCAAACCGACCAACGAGGGCACCGGGCTGGGCTTGGCGATCTCGCACAATATCGTGCGCAATCTCAGCGGCGACATCGAGGTCGAGACCGCTCTGGACGAGGGCACGACCTTTCGGGTGGTCCTGCCAAGCGTCGACAAGGTCGTCCAACAAATGCCTCGAACCTGA
- a CDS encoding sensor histidine kinase, with translation MQRSNRYHLLENAPTQAFQRSTRLILRLLDVTGVAIFLTGLDGDWRLVFLSGCPRSQAADIEPWLSALPDDEPWVLSDSSNAPLSAERASTPPPFLASAPLTCPEDGANLGYLVVTGTNSSLGEQSRQTRQNLRDCADMIVEQLELRLQVRQADMDVRQLEQYTTQLTESERRFETLVNLLPLFIVVKDYDGHMLLSNKAHAESYGSTPEEMVGRHFFEFLTPREIAEAVLEADRRVIDTGETLRAIREVDNNGSQFIFDVMKIKYDNWEPGVDAVLGVVTDVTELKERERELADQSRELEHLVEELSRSNRQLEQFAYVASHDLQEPLRMVTSFLTLLDEEYGGQLDADADEYIGYAVDGARRMKAMINDLLEYSRVRRSDEPFTDVDLDALVETVGADLQAAHPDVAVSLTHDLLAEVRGRRGQLERLFTNLFSNAVKYAGSGSPHIHVSCTRLDDEWRIAVEDNGIGIPPDQHERIFDVFVRGRTTRQTPGTGIGLAICATIVEEHDGRIWVESDSAHGSTFYFTLSRNHAGAP, from the coding sequence ATGCAGCGCTCCAACCGGTATCATCTTCTCGAGAATGCGCCGACCCAGGCGTTCCAGCGGAGCACGCGCCTCATTTTACGCCTGCTCGACGTGACCGGCGTGGCGATCTTTTTGACCGGTCTCGATGGCGACTGGAGGCTTGTCTTTCTTTCGGGGTGCCCTCGCAGCCAGGCTGCCGACATCGAGCCGTGGCTCTCCGCACTACCTGACGACGAGCCGTGGGTACTGAGCGACTCGTCGAACGCCCCCCTCTCTGCCGAACGCGCAAGCACTCCGCCGCCGTTTCTGGCCAGTGCCCCGCTTACTTGCCCGGAAGACGGCGCCAACTTGGGTTATCTGGTGGTGACCGGAACGAACTCGAGCCTCGGCGAACAAAGCCGGCAGACACGTCAGAACCTGCGAGACTGCGCAGATATGATCGTCGAGCAACTCGAACTGCGGCTCCAGGTGCGGCAAGCCGACATGGATGTTCGACAACTCGAACAATACACCACCCAGCTCACCGAGAGTGAGCGACGCTTCGAGACGCTGGTCAACCTGCTCCCACTGTTCATCGTGGTCAAGGATTACGACGGCCACATGTTGCTCTCCAACAAAGCACACGCCGAGTCGTATGGAAGCACGCCGGAAGAGATGGTCGGACGCCACTTCTTCGAGTTTCTCACACCTCGCGAGATTGCCGAGGCGGTCCTCGAAGCCGACCGCAGGGTCATCGACACCGGCGAAACGCTGCGCGCCATTCGTGAAGTCGATAACAACGGCTCGCAGTTCATTTTCGACGTGATGAAGATCAAGTACGACAACTGGGAGCCGGGGGTCGACGCCGTGCTCGGTGTGGTTACCGACGTCACCGAGCTCAAGGAGCGCGAGCGTGAATTGGCCGACCAGAGCCGAGAGCTCGAACATCTGGTCGAGGAGCTCAGCCGCTCGAACCGCCAGCTCGAACAATTCGCCTACGTGGCTTCGCACGACCTGCAAGAGCCGCTGCGCATGGTCACGAGCTTTTTGACGTTGCTGGACGAGGAGTACGGTGGCCAGCTCGACGCCGATGCCGACGAGTATATCGGCTACGCCGTCGATGGGGCGCGGCGCATGAAGGCGATGATCAACGATTTGCTCGAATACTCGCGGGTCCGCCGCAGCGACGAGCCGTTCACCGACGTCGACCTGGATGCGCTCGTCGAGACAGTCGGCGCCGATCTCCAAGCGGCGCATCCGGACGTGGCCGTCAGCTTGACCCACGACCTCCTGGCGGAAGTTCGCGGCCGTCGCGGCCAACTCGAGCGCCTCTTCACCAATCTGTTCTCCAACGCCGTCAAATACGCCGGCTCGGGCTCCCCGCACATCCACGTCAGCTGTACGCGCCTCGACGACGAGTGGCGTATCGCCGTGGAGGATAACGGAATCGGCATCCCCCCGGACCAGCACGAGCGCATCTTCGACGTGTTTGTGCGCGGCCGCACTACCCGCCAGACTCCGGGTACGGGCATCGGGTTGGCTATCTGTGCGACCATCGTCGAAGAGCATGACGGGCGTATCTGGGTCGAGTCGGATTCAGCGCACGGCTCGACTTTTTACTTCACGTTGTCCCGTAACCACGCAGGAGCACCGTGA
- a CDS encoding response regulator: MIEQAKRAGPICVLLVEDNPGDVRLTQKAFDKASVRAGLHAVDNGKAALDFLHRRGEYEGGPGADLVLLDLKLGDCEGTELLEQIKKDPALKAIPVIVLSSSAAPEDIARAYQHHANAYITKPTDFPSLIQAVHYLNDFWFELALLPAHS, from the coding sequence GTGATCGAGCAAGCAAAGCGCGCCGGCCCTATCTGCGTCCTGCTCGTCGAGGACAACCCTGGCGATGTCCGGCTGACGCAAAAAGCCTTCGACAAAGCAAGCGTGCGCGCAGGTCTGCACGCCGTCGACAACGGCAAAGCGGCGCTCGACTTTTTGCACCGCCGCGGCGAATACGAGGGCGGCCCGGGAGCAGATCTCGTGTTGCTCGACCTCAAATTGGGGGATTGCGAGGGCACCGAACTCCTCGAGCAGATCAAGAAAGACCCCGCGCTCAAGGCGATTCCGGTGATCGTGCTGAGCAGTTCGGCCGCCCCGGAAGATATCGCCCGGGCCTACCAGCATCACGCCAACGCCTACATCACCAAACCGACCGACTTTCCGTCGCTCATCCAAGCCGTCCACTATCTGAACGACTTCTGGTTCGAACTCGCTTTGCTTCCTGCCCACTCGTGA
- a CDS encoding sensor histidine kinase, whose translation MTSSRSPLPTPPETLRVLLVEDNPGDARLIERSLQKSTYRLLESSVELIWKENLTDALEFLEQDNAVDAILLDLGLPESNGLQTLDRMVDYMSHYPVIVLTGLDAPEIAVSAVRAGAQDYVHKDKLVGEQIARTLRYALERQRAQRELQLRMTEVDRVINLGLLAAGTAHQVNNPLAYVTSNVEYALSLLRKTHVSTLDEPLATHYPEVIDALQDALDGSRRVRDVARDLRKLAGGTPEMNSSTSINLDVAPVLRSSTKLARKHIVEYARLVEEIDANLPHVIASEPKLGQVFLNVLINAAQALDQSTCDDPEVRVRAYADDVSVVVEVSDTGCGIPPENRAHIFEPFFTTKQSEEGLGLGLTIAHKIVTSMEGRIEVDSKVGVGTSVRVILPTSEAVLSEDALYEPTDVMDW comes from the coding sequence ATGACTTCTAGCCGTTCGCCACTCCCTACGCCTCCCGAAACGCTGCGCGTGTTGCTCGTCGAGGATAACCCCGGCGACGCGCGGCTCATCGAGCGAAGCCTTCAGAAATCGACGTACCGACTCTTGGAGTCGTCCGTCGAGCTCATCTGGAAGGAGAACCTGACCGACGCGCTGGAGTTTCTCGAGCAGGACAACGCCGTCGACGCCATCTTGCTCGATCTGGGCCTGCCCGAAAGCAACGGCCTGCAGACGCTGGATCGGATGGTCGACTATATGAGCCACTATCCGGTGATCGTATTGACCGGGCTCGACGCCCCCGAGATCGCCGTCTCGGCGGTACGCGCCGGCGCTCAGGACTACGTGCACAAGGACAAGCTCGTCGGCGAGCAGATTGCGCGCACGCTGCGCTACGCACTCGAACGCCAGCGCGCTCAGCGCGAGCTGCAATTGCGCATGACCGAAGTGGACCGTGTGATCAACCTGGGTCTGCTCGCCGCGGGCACCGCCCACCAGGTCAACAACCCGCTGGCCTACGTGACCAGCAATGTCGAGTACGCGCTGAGCCTCTTGAGAAAGACTCATGTGTCGACACTCGACGAGCCGTTGGCGACCCATTACCCCGAGGTTATCGACGCCCTGCAGGATGCCCTCGATGGGAGCCGACGAGTGCGAGACGTGGCCCGAGATTTACGCAAACTCGCAGGGGGAACGCCGGAGATGAACAGCAGCACGTCCATCAACCTGGACGTGGCACCGGTGCTAAGGAGTTCGACCAAGCTCGCGCGCAAGCATATCGTCGAATATGCCCGGCTCGTCGAGGAGATCGACGCCAACCTGCCCCACGTGATCGCCAGCGAGCCGAAGCTGGGCCAAGTCTTCCTCAACGTGCTCATCAACGCCGCACAGGCGCTCGACCAAAGCACCTGCGACGATCCCGAAGTGCGGGTGCGAGCCTATGCAGACGACGTCTCGGTGGTCGTCGAGGTCTCCGACACAGGGTGTGGGATTCCTCCCGAGAATCGCGCGCATATCTTCGAGCCGTTTTTTACGACCAAGCAAAGCGAGGAGGGCCTCGGTTTGGGCCTGACCATCGCGCACAAGATCGTGACGAGCATGGAAGGTCGTATCGAGGTCGACTCGAAGGTGGGAGTGGGAACCAGCGTGCGCGTCATCTTGCCGACGAGTGAGGCCGTCTTGAGCGAAGACGCCCTCTACGAGCCGACGGACGTGATGGATTGGTGA
- a CDS encoding DNA gyrase/topoisomerase IV subunit A: protein MAAKIEKIPLHETAQARYLNYAMSVITSRALPDVRDGLKPVQRRILYAMFSNLRLTHDAKHMKSARIVGEVMGKYHPHGDQSIYDAMVRMAQDFSVRYPLVDGHGNFGSLDGDSAAAMRYTEARLTNLSSELLDEIKKSTVDFRPNYDGTEAEPGVLPSQVPNLLINGATGIAVGMATNIPPHNLGECLDALIALIDDPSLEVDDLVDKYIKGPDFPTGGVMLNTVEELQEIYREGSGTINMRASWEVESRDYKKFIIIKSLPYTVNKATLVEKIADHIIQGNLPQVQDVRDESTADVRVVLELKRGTDPETAMAYLFKHTPLEHRFHVNVTCLVPQEQTDPLTANAELREMVEKLTVEPWTKRKEGKVRVIDLLDFLREFEVGEENPSVPTPATLDLKQMLAQFRDFRMEVLVRRLLFELEKILGRIHILEAFELIFNDLDKAIELIRASESKKNAADKLMNYFGIDADQADAILETKLYRLAKLEIENIREELAARREEAEKIQVLLLSEEKRWEFIRNEFVALRDVYSDPRRTKVDVNVAQLEYSEADYILDEDVWVMVTKDGWFKRQKSYSDLSTIRVRDNDEIGWVMPGRTPECVLFFSNMGRVYTMRIDDVPSTTGYGDPVQAYFDFDDGEKIVGVITIDKRVLQSVAPDQPSLVEDSEVEDGEPQMIAITRQGQGVRFTLEGFDEPSTVKGRMFMRLSKKDEVVNVEQCTCHEEELVTIASREGRGLTFHSREVSQYKGAAKGVKTIGLEGDDEVLDWTLSTGYYEGLEVETNRGRNIIISRSKSKFEPTSRGNKGRWVIKRGHLIRSYRPPVEIQKGEEDDGSEEE, encoded by the coding sequence GTGGCAGCCAAGATCGAAAAAATTCCGCTGCATGAAACAGCGCAAGCGCGCTACCTGAACTACGCGATGAGCGTCATCACCAGCCGCGCGTTGCCCGACGTGCGCGACGGGCTCAAGCCGGTGCAGAGGCGCATCCTGTACGCGATGTTCAGCAACCTGCGGCTGACCCACGATGCCAAGCACATGAAGAGTGCGCGTATCGTCGGTGAGGTCATGGGTAAATATCACCCCCACGGCGACCAATCGATCTACGACGCGATGGTGCGCATGGCGCAGGATTTCTCGGTGCGCTATCCGCTGGTCGACGGCCACGGCAACTTCGGCTCGCTCGACGGCGACAGCGCCGCGGCGATGCGCTACACCGAGGCGCGGCTGACCAACCTGTCGTCGGAGTTGCTCGACGAGATCAAAAAGAGCACCGTCGACTTCCGGCCCAACTACGACGGCACCGAGGCCGAGCCAGGCGTGCTCCCCTCGCAGGTGCCCAACCTGCTGATCAACGGGGCGACGGGCATCGCGGTCGGTATGGCGACCAATATCCCGCCGCACAACCTGGGCGAATGTCTCGACGCGCTCATCGCGCTGATCGACGACCCCTCGCTCGAGGTCGACGACCTCGTCGACAAGTACATCAAGGGGCCCGATTTTCCGACCGGTGGGGTGATGCTCAACACGGTCGAAGAGCTCCAGGAGATCTACCGAGAGGGCTCGGGCACCATCAACATGCGCGCCTCCTGGGAGGTCGAGTCGCGCGACTACAAAAAGTTCATCATCATCAAGTCGCTGCCCTACACGGTCAACAAGGCGACGCTGGTCGAAAAGATCGCCGACCACATCATCCAGGGCAACTTGCCGCAGGTCCAAGACGTGCGCGACGAGTCGACCGCCGATGTGCGCGTGGTGCTCGAGCTCAAGCGCGGCACCGACCCCGAAACGGCGATGGCGTACCTGTTCAAGCACACCCCGCTCGAGCATCGCTTCCACGTCAACGTCACCTGCCTGGTGCCCCAGGAGCAGACCGACCCGCTGACGGCCAACGCCGAGCTGCGCGAGATGGTCGAGAAGCTGACCGTCGAGCCGTGGACCAAGCGCAAAGAGGGCAAGGTCCGCGTCATCGACCTGCTCGATTTCCTGCGTGAATTCGAAGTCGGCGAGGAGAACCCGTCGGTGCCCACCCCGGCGACGCTCGATCTCAAGCAGATGCTGGCCCAGTTCCGTGACTTCCGCATGGAAGTTCTGGTGCGCCGGCTTTTGTTCGAGCTCGAAAAGATCTTGGGGCGCATCCACATCCTGGAGGCCTTCGAGCTCATCTTCAACGACCTCGACAAGGCCATCGAGCTCATTCGCGCCTCGGAGAGCAAGAAGAACGCCGCCGACAAGCTCATGAACTATTTTGGCATCGACGCCGACCAGGCCGACGCCATCTTGGAGACCAAGCTGTACCGGCTGGCCAAGCTCGAGATCGAGAATATCCGCGAAGAGCTGGCCGCGCGCCGCGAAGAGGCCGAAAAGATCCAGGTGCTCCTCCTCAGCGAAGAGAAGCGCTGGGAGTTCATCCGCAACGAATTCGTCGCTCTGCGCGATGTCTACAGCGACCCGCGTCGCACCAAGGTCGACGTCAACGTCGCTCAGCTCGAGTACTCCGAGGCCGACTATATCCTCGATGAGGACGTGTGGGTGATGGTCACCAAAGACGGCTGGTTCAAGCGCCAGAAGTCGTACAGCGACCTGTCCACGATCCGTGTGCGCGACAACGACGAGATCGGCTGGGTCATGCCCGGCCGCACGCCCGAATGCGTGCTCTTCTTCTCGAATATGGGCCGCGTCTACACGATGCGCATCGACGACGTACCGTCGACGACGGGCTACGGCGACCCGGTTCAGGCTTATTTCGACTTCGACGACGGCGAGAAAATCGTCGGCGTGATCACCATCGACAAGCGCGTCCTGCAGAGCGTGGCGCCCGACCAGCCCAGCCTGGTCGAGGACAGCGAGGTCGAAGACGGCGAGCCGCAGATGATCGCCATCACCCGCCAGGGTCAGGGCGTACGCTTCACCCTCGAGGGCTTCGACGAGCCGTCGACGGTCAAGGGTCGCATGTTCATGCGCCTGAGCAAAAAGGACGAGGTCGTCAACGTCGAGCAGTGCACCTGTCACGAGGAAGAGCTTGTGACCATCGCCTCGCGCGAGGGGCGCGGCCTCACCTTCCACTCCCGGGAGGTCAGCCAGTACAAGGGCGCGGCCAAAGGCGTCAAAACGATCGGGCTGGAGGGCGACGACGAAGTCCTCGATTGGACCCTGTCGACCGGCTATTACGAGGGCCTGGAGGTCGAGACCAACCGCGGCCGCAACATCATCATCAGCCGCTCGAAGTCCAAATTCGAGCCCACCTCCCGCGGCAACAAAGGCCGCTGGGTCATCAAGCGCGGCCACCTCATCCGCTCGTACCGCCCGCCGGTCGAGATTCAGAAGGGTGAGGAGGATGATGGGTCCGAAGAGGAGTAG
- a CDS encoding DUF6483 family protein — translation MAIRQDFILRMIEQLAEAFGRIFAGDKVDDEQKALFEIEGALAKTFRTRRELLFMNPEDNIEEFDPRLSAEVGRMFLEHARLSASQGQSSASERSYALGIKCLRNAIGEDLSHSDQTSTDLMRELLRSQRITTVLSADDMAETWRDIFEEEARLQHYPAAEDALFHAIDLADDPADHVRRGIRFFENLLKLPDEVLDEADLPRVEVEEALDELREE, via the coding sequence ATGGCCATCCGACAAGACTTCATCCTGCGCATGATCGAGCAGCTCGCCGAGGCCTTCGGCCGCATCTTTGCGGGCGACAAGGTCGACGACGAGCAAAAAGCCCTCTTCGAGATCGAGGGGGCGCTGGCGAAGACCTTTCGCACCCGGCGCGAGCTGCTGTTCATGAATCCCGAGGACAATATCGAGGAGTTCGACCCGCGTCTGTCGGCCGAAGTGGGTCGGATGTTCCTCGAGCACGCCCGCCTGTCCGCCTCCCAAGGCCAATCGAGCGCCTCGGAGCGCTCGTACGCTCTGGGCATCAAGTGTCTGCGCAACGCCATCGGTGAGGATCTGTCCCACAGCGACCAGACCTCGACCGATCTGATGCGCGAGCTTCTTCGGTCCCAGCGCATCACCACCGTGCTCAGCGCCGACGACATGGCCGAGACCTGGCGCGACATCTTCGAAGAAGAGGCACGCCTGCAACACTACCCCGCCGCCGAAGACGCGCTCTTCCACGCCATCGACCTGGCCGACGACCCCGCCGACCACGTACGCCGGGGCATCCGGTTCTTCGAAAATCTGCTCAAATTGCCCGATGAAGTGCTCGACGAGGCCGATCTGCCGCGTGTCGAGGTCGAGGAAGCTCTCGATGAGTTGCGCGAGGAGTAA
- a CDS encoding class II glutamine amidotransferase: MCRLFGFRSVIASQVHRSLVDCENALVHQSERHPDGWGVAYYVRNVPHVIKSARTAVADSLFQRVSGIVSSQTVVAHLRKATTGHISMVNCHPFQYGNWIFAHNGQIPDFGDHREALLDQIMPELRRFVLGDTDSEVLFYLLLSHMSERFELCERGPSVDHVTEAIDETIDTIHKLTGDNCYGSTGKDDLYLSFLLTNGQVMAAHQGGKQLYYSTHKTSCPERDVCPSFSKICEMAVNSGKVNHMIFSSEPLSGDNVWQEMVPGQIVAVDRGMQLHMHREPQLAVVAGAS; this comes from the coding sequence ATGTGTCGGCTATTTGGATTTCGCTCAGTGATCGCGAGTCAGGTGCACCGCAGTCTGGTGGATTGCGAGAACGCGCTGGTGCACCAGAGTGAGAGGCACCCGGACGGGTGGGGCGTGGCGTATTACGTGCGCAACGTGCCGCACGTCATCAAGAGCGCGCGCACGGCGGTCGCAGACAGCCTGTTCCAGCGTGTCTCGGGCATCGTGAGCTCACAAACCGTCGTCGCCCACCTTCGCAAGGCGACCACCGGCCACATCTCGATGGTCAACTGCCATCCGTTCCAGTATGGCAACTGGATTTTTGCCCACAACGGCCAGATCCCGGACTTCGGCGACCACCGCGAGGCGCTGCTCGACCAAATCATGCCCGAGCTTCGCCGGTTCGTACTCGGCGACACCGACAGCGAGGTGCTCTTCTACCTGCTGCTGTCGCATATGTCCGAGCGCTTCGAGCTGTGCGAGCGCGGCCCGTCGGTCGACCACGTCACCGAGGCGATCGACGAGACGATCGACACCATCCACAAGCTTACCGGCGATAACTGCTACGGCTCGACGGGCAAAGACGACCTGTACCTGTCGTTCCTGCTGACCAACGGCCAGGTCATGGCCGCCCACCAGGGCGGCAAGCAACTCTACTACAGCACCCACAAGACGAGCTGCCCCGAGCGCGACGTCTGCCCAAGCTTCTCCAAAATCTGCGAGATGGCGGTCAACTCGGGAAAGGTCAACCACATGATCTTCTCGAGCGAGCCCCTCAGCGGCGACAACGTCTGGCAAGAGATGGTCCCCGGCCAAATCGTGGCCGTCGACCGCGGCATGCAGCTGCACATGCACCGCGAGCCGCAACTCGCAGTGGTCGCCGGCGCCTCGTAA
- a CDS encoding SDR family oxidoreductase, with protein sequence MTILITGTTGNVGQPTVEALVESGEPVRAAVRDLDDAERLPDGVEPVVFDFTDPSTWAAAYDGVDRMFLMRPPPISNIERDMLPSLEAAQKAGVEHVVLLSLLGAEKNPVVPHRKLEDWLVPSPMSYTFLRPSFFMQNLSTTHLEDIRDRDEIFVPAGDGKTSFIDARDIGEVAAMALADPDAHRDIAYPLTGSEALSYGQVADIFSEVLGRKISYPKPGAIRFAWRMKKRGMSLPFVGVMTALYTVCRLGKADTVTNDLERLLGRPPISMRQFVGDHREAFSRG encoded by the coding sequence ATGACCATTCTCATCACAGGCACTACCGGCAACGTCGGCCAACCCACCGTCGAAGCGCTCGTCGAGTCCGGCGAGCCCGTGCGCGCCGCCGTACGCGACCTCGACGACGCCGAGCGTCTTCCCGACGGCGTCGAGCCGGTCGTCTTCGACTTCACCGACCCCTCGACCTGGGCGGCGGCGTACGATGGCGTCGACCGCATGTTTCTGATGCGCCCGCCGCCTATCTCCAACATCGAGCGCGACATGCTGCCCTCGCTCGAGGCCGCCCAGAAGGCCGGCGTCGAGCACGTGGTGCTCTTGTCACTGCTAGGCGCCGAGAAGAACCCGGTGGTGCCGCACCGAAAGCTCGAGGATTGGCTGGTGCCGTCACCCATGAGCTACACGTTTTTGCGCCCGTCGTTCTTCATGCAGAACCTGAGCACGACGCACCTCGAGGATATCCGCGACCGCGACGAGATCTTCGTACCTGCCGGCGACGGCAAGACGAGCTTTATCGACGCGCGCGACATCGGCGAGGTCGCCGCGATGGCCTTGGCCGATCCCGACGCTCACCGCGATATAGCGTATCCGCTGACGGGCTCCGAGGCGCTCAGCTACGGACAGGTGGCCGATATCTTTAGCGAGGTGCTCGGCCGCAAGATCTCCTACCCGAAGCCGGGGGCGATCCGGTTTGCCTGGCGCATGAAAAAGCGCGGCATGTCGCTGCCGTTCGTCGGCGTGATGACCGCGCTGTACACGGTATGCCGGCTGGGCAAGGCGGATACGGTGACCAACGATCTCGAACGGCTGCTGGGTCGGCCGCCCATTTCGATGCGGCAATTCGTGGGGGATCATCGGGAGGCTTTTTCGAGGGGGTAG
- a CDS encoding NAD(P)-dependent oxidoreductase, translating to MRIAIFGSTGKTGKHVVEQALERGYEVTAFVRDPSKLTVDPESVRVVQGDAQDAEAVAKAVEGADAVISALGQTPSSQKDLLTVSADHIVAAMKEHGVDRYVTLLGAGVSDPKDYSSLGRKFMLGLMKIFARHILEDAQNHADKVRASGLDWVIVRPPRLTDGERTGKVEAGYMKLGPSATISRADLATFMLDSVEDDTWVGQAPMVTN from the coding sequence ATGCGTATCGCCATCTTTGGAAGCACCGGAAAGACCGGCAAACACGTCGTCGAGCAGGCGCTCGAGAGAGGATACGAAGTCACTGCCTTTGTGCGCGACCCGTCGAAGCTCACCGTCGACCCCGAGAGCGTGCGCGTGGTCCAAGGCGACGCGCAGGACGCCGAGGCCGTCGCGAAGGCGGTCGAAGGCGCCGACGCCGTCATCAGCGCGCTCGGGCAGACGCCGAGTTCACAAAAGGACCTGCTGACGGTCTCCGCCGACCACATCGTCGCCGCGATGAAAGAGCATGGCGTCGACCGCTATGTCACGCTCTTGGGCGCCGGCGTCAGCGACCCCAAAGATTACTCCTCACTGGGACGCAAGTTCATGCTCGGGCTGATGAAAATCTTCGCGCGCCATATCCTCGAAGACGCTCAGAACCACGCCGATAAGGTGCGCGCGAGCGGACTCGACTGGGTCATCGTGCGACCGCCGCGGCTGACCGACGGCGAGCGCACCGGCAAGGTCGAGGCGGGCTACATGAAGCTCGGGCCGTCGGCGACGATCTCGCGCGCCGACCTCGCCACGTTCATGCTCGACTCGGTCGAGGACGACACGTGGGTTGGTCAGGCGCCGATGGTGACGAATTAG
- a CDS encoding TetR/AcrR family transcriptional regulator, giving the protein MSKKRDDIIDTTSDLLERQGYFATGLNQIVEESGAPKGSLYYYFPGGKDEICEEAIRRSGASLEKSIDRAMSEADTAAEGIAALVEGISRAMEASNFGAGGPLTTVATETAGQNERLNNACEEIYESWRATFERYIRKDGIDSIRAERLSTLVLATMEGAIILSRTYKSTEPLQRAGAELRELLEFAR; this is encoded by the coding sequence ATGAGCAAGAAACGCGACGACATCATCGACACCACCAGCGACCTTCTCGAGCGGCAGGGCTACTTCGCCACGGGCCTCAACCAGATCGTCGAGGAGTCGGGCGCGCCTAAAGGTTCGCTCTACTATTATTTCCCGGGCGGAAAGGACGAGATCTGCGAGGAGGCGATTCGCCGGTCGGGCGCCAGCCTCGAGAAGAGCATCGACCGGGCGATGTCGGAGGCCGACACGGCCGCCGAGGGCATCGCCGCGTTAGTCGAAGGCATCTCGCGGGCCATGGAAGCGTCGAATTTTGGCGCCGGCGGTCCGCTGACGACGGTGGCGACCGAAACCGCCGGCCAAAACGAGCGGCTGAACAACGCCTGCGAGGAGATCTACGAGTCGTGGCGCGCCACCTTCGAGCGGTATATCCGCAAAGATGGCATCGACAGCATCAGGGCCGAGCGCCTCTCGACGCTGGTCCTTGCCACGATGGAAGGCGCGATCATCTTGAGCCGCACCTACAAGAGCACCGAGCCACTCCAGCGCGCCGGCGCCGAGCTGCGCGAACTGCTCGAGTTCGCTCGCTGA